Proteins from a genomic interval of uncultured Tateyamaria sp.:
- a CDS encoding LysE family translocator, with amino-acid sequence MLSVQFFLTALVVVIAPGTGVIYTLALGLGQGRRAALWAALGCTFGIVPHLAAATLGLAAILHTSALLFNIVKFAGVAYLLWLAWGSLRSGGALNISSERSTDAGWRIARRGALINILNPKLSIFFLALLPPFLSGNAATATLEMATLGLVFMAMTFAVFVLYGIFAAAARHWILGSEIVMRWVSRSFAAIFAALAGRLALERA; translated from the coding sequence ATGCTCTCTGTCCAGTTTTTCCTGACCGCCCTCGTCGTTGTCATCGCCCCCGGTACGGGCGTCATCTACACCCTCGCGCTGGGCCTTGGCCAAGGCCGCCGCGCAGCACTTTGGGCAGCCCTCGGATGTACCTTCGGGATTGTTCCGCACCTCGCGGCCGCGACCCTCGGGCTGGCGGCGATCCTTCATACCTCGGCCCTGCTTTTCAACATCGTGAAATTCGCGGGCGTCGCCTATCTCCTGTGGCTCGCGTGGGGCAGCCTGCGGTCTGGCGGGGCGCTCAACATCTCGTCCGAGCGCAGTACTGATGCGGGCTGGCGCATCGCGCGGCGGGGTGCGCTGATCAACATTCTGAACCCGAAACTGTCGATCTTTTTCCTGGCCCTCCTGCCCCCGTTCCTGTCGGGCAATGCCGCGACCGCCACGCTTGAGATGGCAACCCTTGGTCTTGTCTTCATGGCGATGACCTTTGCGGTCTTTGTTCTCTACGGCATTTTCGCCGCTGCCGCGCGGCACTGGATCCTTGGGTCAGAGATCGTGATGCGCTGGGTGTCGCGCAGCTTTGCTGCCATCTTCGCCGCCCTTGCCGGGCGCCTCGCGCTCGAGCGCGCATGA
- a CDS encoding DUF3429 domain-containing protein: MNTLPRAPLLLGLAGLLPFVWGAATVLSPELAAIGQRYLGPRFIGPYVQLFYGSVILSFMSGVLWGFATRADGARAATGYALSVIPALWAFFMTGGGPTSAAMNLIVGFAGLLMLDFAFSRWGLTPQWWMQLRILLTAIVVACLGVTAFL; encoded by the coding sequence ATGAACACACTCCCCCGCGCGCCGCTGCTTCTGGGCCTTGCAGGTCTGCTCCCCTTCGTCTGGGGTGCGGCCACCGTGCTCAGTCCGGAGCTGGCCGCGATCGGCCAGCGCTATCTCGGGCCAAGGTTCATCGGGCCTTATGTACAATTGTTTTATGGGTCAGTCATTCTGTCCTTTATGTCCGGCGTCCTTTGGGGCTTTGCCACCAGGGCCGACGGCGCGCGGGCGGCCACGGGCTATGCCCTGTCGGTGATCCCGGCGCTGTGGGCGTTCTTCATGACGGGGGGCGGCCCCACCAGTGCCGCGATGAACCTGATTGTGGGCTTTGCGGGCCTGCTGATGCTCGACTTTGCCTTTTCGCGCTGGGGCCTGACACCGCAATGGTGGATGCAGCTGCGCATCTTGCTGACGGCCATCGTGGTCGCATGTCTGGGGGTCACTGCCTTTCTATGA
- the fmt gene encoding methionyl-tRNA formyltransferase, with protein MRLIFMGTPDFSVPALDALHSAGHDIAAVYTQPPRPAGRGKKDRPGPVHTRAEALGLPVRHPTSLRTADAQSDFAALNADIAVVVAYGLILPQPILDAPTHGCLNIHASLLPRWRGAAPIHRAIMAGDSETGVCIMQMEAGLDTGPVLLRDRAPIGDTETTADLHDRLAAMGARLITQTLDRLPTLTATPQPDNGVTYAHKIDKAEAAIDWTQDATTIDRQIRGLSPFPGAWFDHAGTRIKVLGSNLAPGSGTAGTTLDDALTIACGAGAVRLTRLQRAGKGAQDADVFLRGLPLPKGTKL; from the coding sequence ATGCGCCTGATCTTCATGGGAACACCCGACTTTTCCGTCCCCGCGCTCGATGCGCTGCACAGCGCGGGCCACGACATCGCGGCCGTCTACACCCAACCGCCACGGCCCGCCGGGCGCGGCAAGAAGGACCGGCCCGGCCCCGTCCACACCCGCGCCGAGGCGCTGGGCCTGCCGGTCCGCCACCCCACATCCCTGCGCACCGCCGACGCACAATCCGACTTTGCGGCGCTGAACGCCGATATCGCCGTCGTCGTGGCCTATGGCCTCATCCTGCCGCAGCCCATCCTCGATGCGCCCACCCATGGCTGCCTCAACATCCACGCCAGCCTGTTGCCCCGCTGGCGCGGCGCCGCGCCCATCCACCGCGCGATCATGGCAGGGGACAGCGAAACGGGCGTCTGCATCATGCAGATGGAGGCGGGGCTGGATACCGGCCCCGTCCTGCTGCGCGACCGGGCGCCGATCGGGGACACCGAAACCACGGCCGACCTGCATGACAGGCTCGCCGCCATGGGGGCCCGCCTGATCACGCAGACCCTCGACAGGCTGCCGACGCTCACGGCCACGCCGCAACCGGACAACGGGGTCACCTACGCCCACAAGATCGACAAGGCCGAGGCCGCCATCGACTGGACGCAGGACGCCACCACGATCGACCGGCAAATCCGTGGCCTGTCGCCCTTTCCGGGCGCATGGTTCGATCACGCGGGCACCCGGATCAAGGTGCTGGGCTCGAACCTCGCGCCGGGCAGCGGCACCGCCGGCACCACGCTGGACGACGCGCTGACCATTGCCTGCGGGGCGGGCGCGGTCCGGCTCACCCGCTTGCAACGGGCAGGCAAAGGCGCGCAGGATGCCGATGTGTTCCTGCGGGGGCTCCCCCTGCCCAAAGGCACAAAACTGTAG
- a CDS encoding YdeI/OmpD-associated family protein, whose product MSDDWLWFEGVIEPMEWGKATYTILRVPEHVVSALPPNTERIEGEFGDFPVNLALTKAPVITGTFVYTGKTFLRDSGLGVGLPFEARVRAVDPDLVEVPDDVTAAIRAAGCNDIWAALSLGGQRSRLHLVNTAKRVDTRAKRIARLIAEL is encoded by the coding sequence ATGAGCGACGACTGGCTCTGGTTCGAGGGTGTGATCGAACCGATGGAATGGGGCAAGGCCACCTACACGATCCTGCGCGTCCCCGAACATGTCGTGTCCGCCCTGCCCCCCAACACCGAGCGGATCGAGGGCGAGTTCGGGGACTTTCCCGTCAACCTGGCCCTCACCAAAGCGCCCGTCATCACAGGCACGTTTGTCTACACGGGCAAGACTTTTCTGCGCGACAGCGGGCTTGGGGTGGGCCTGCCGTTCGAGGCGCGTGTCCGGGCCGTCGATCCCGATCTGGTCGAGGTGCCCGACGATGTGACCGCCGCCATCCGCGCCGCGGGATGCAACGACATATGGGCGGCCTTGTCCCTGGGGGGACAACGTTCCAGATTGCATCTTGTCAACACAGCCAAAAGGGTCGACACCCGCGCCAAACGCATCGCAAGACTGATCGCCGAGCTATGA
- the def gene encoding peptide deformylase, with the protein MSVREILVWPHPRLEAVCTPVEAVTDDIRTLAADMLDTMYAAPGRGLAAPQIGELLRMFVMDTTWKDGDRSPVVCINPDILDRSEERGSADEGCLSIPGVTATVVRPSSVRMVWTDLDGLVHDAWLTGFAALCVQHELDHLDGIVTLDRVDDAQRAAILAAYEGQP; encoded by the coding sequence ATGAGTGTGCGCGAGATCCTGGTGTGGCCGCACCCGCGGCTCGAGGCCGTGTGCACTCCGGTCGAGGCGGTGACAGACGACATTCGCACGCTCGCCGCCGACATGCTGGACACGATGTATGCCGCGCCTGGCCGGGGGCTTGCCGCGCCGCAGATCGGTGAATTGCTGCGGATGTTCGTCATGGACACCACGTGGAAAGACGGGGACCGCAGCCCGGTTGTCTGCATCAACCCCGACATCCTTGATCGCTCCGAGGAACGCGGCAGCGCGGACGAGGGGTGTTTGTCGATCCCCGGTGTCACCGCAACGGTCGTCCGGCCCAGCTCCGTCCGCATGGTCTGGACCGACCTTGACGGTCTTGTCCATGACGCATGGCTGACGGGTTTTGCCGCCCTCTGCGTCCAGCACGAACTGGATCACCTTGACGGTATCGTGACACTGGACCGCGTGGACGATGCACAGCGCGCCGCCATTCTCGCCGCCTACGAGGGACAACCATGA
- the cbiB gene encoding adenosylcobinamide-phosphate synthase CbiB, producing the protein MSTAALLVLAMMLDALAGEPRWLWSRLPHPAVVMGRAVHLLDTRLNSAPAARAKGVLALALLVVGAGLLGWVLAHLGWVVQVIVAAILLAHRSLVSHVADVARGLRQSTAEGRRAVRLIVGRDVTTASDAQVARAGIESLAENFSDGVIAPAFWFLVAGLPGILIYKVVNTADSMVGYLTPRHAQFGWAAARFDDVLNWVPARLTGALLAVVGGVTGHRAQISADAGLHRSPNAGWPEAAMARALGIALAGPRSYHGTVEDLAWVNGAGRRDIGPPDIDAALSMVWKTWGLALCLVVLAGVLMCVF; encoded by the coding sequence GTGAGCACGGCCGCCCTGCTGGTCCTTGCGATGATGCTGGACGCGCTGGCGGGCGAGCCGCGTTGGCTGTGGTCCCGTCTGCCCCACCCCGCTGTTGTGATGGGGCGGGCCGTCCATCTGCTGGACACCCGTCTGAACAGCGCGCCTGCTGCGCGCGCCAAGGGTGTTTTGGCCCTTGCCCTTCTTGTGGTTGGGGCGGGCCTGCTGGGCTGGGTGCTGGCCCATCTGGGTTGGGTGGTGCAGGTGATCGTCGCCGCCATCCTGTTGGCACACCGATCCCTTGTGTCCCATGTGGCGGATGTCGCCCGTGGATTGCGCCAGTCGACCGCCGAAGGTCGCCGCGCCGTGCGGTTGATTGTTGGCCGCGACGTGACCACCGCATCGGATGCGCAGGTGGCGCGGGCCGGGATCGAAAGCCTGGCCGAGAATTTCAGCGATGGTGTCATCGCCCCGGCCTTCTGGTTTCTGGTGGCCGGTTTGCCGGGCATCCTGATCTACAAGGTTGTCAATACGGCCGACAGCATGGTGGGGTATCTGACGCCCCGCCATGCGCAGTTCGGCTGGGCCGCCGCAAGGTTTGACGATGTCCTGAACTGGGTGCCTGCGCGCCTGACCGGTGCGCTGTTGGCCGTGGTTGGTGGTGTGACCGGACACCGGGCGCAGATCAGCGCCGATGCGGGCCTGCACCGGTCACCCAATGCCGGATGGCCCGAGGCCGCGATGGCCCGCGCCCTGGGCATCGCGTTGGCCGGTCCGCGCAGCTATCACGGCACGGTCGAGGACCTTGCCTGGGTCAACGGGGCGGGGCGGCGTGACATTGGCCCGCCGGACATTGACGCCGCCCTGTCGATGGTGTGGAAAACATGGGGGCTTGCCTTGTGTCTTGTTGTCTTGGCCGGAGTTTTGATGTGCGTGTTCTGA
- a CDS encoding threonine-phosphate decarboxylase, with product MSPKRAENAQEPCILVQKRDHGGGLDNAILTHGGRRSDWIDLSTGINPQPFPVPPMTQDAWTALPDQQARDRLIRAARQIWSVPDDAAVLATPGASAIIAQIPRLAKARTARIPTPTYNEHAASFALHGWEVVDTGTAEACVLVHPNNPDGRLWSCADADAPLTVIDESFCDVTPKASLIKHAAEPGTLILKSFGKFWGLAGVRLGFVIGDPGMIARLAEMLGPWPVSGIALEVGATALEDLHWADATRDRLARDADRLDALMTARGGQVVGGTPLFRLYDVGDAAAWQDRLAQARIWSRIFPYSGRWLRLGLPARGDWARIEAAL from the coding sequence ATGTCGCCCAAACGGGCGGAAAACGCGCAGGAGCCTTGCATTTTGGTGCAAAAACGGGATCACGGTGGCGGTCTGGATAACGCGATATTGACCCATGGTGGGCGGCGGTCCGATTGGATCGACCTGTCCACGGGCATCAACCCGCAGCCCTTTCCGGTTCCCCCGATGACGCAGGATGCGTGGACCGCGCTGCCGGATCAGCAGGCGCGCGACCGCCTGATCCGCGCCGCACGGCAGATATGGTCCGTCCCCGATGATGCCGCAGTGCTGGCAACGCCGGGTGCGTCGGCCATCATCGCCCAGATCCCGCGACTGGCCAAAGCGCGCACGGCGCGCATTCCGACACCAACCTACAACGAACACGCCGCCAGCTTTGCCCTGCACGGGTGGGAGGTTGTCGACACGGGCACGGCAGAGGCATGCGTGCTGGTGCACCCGAACAATCCCGATGGGCGCCTTTGGTCCTGTGCCGATGCAGATGCCCCCCTGACTGTCATCGACGAGAGTTTTTGCGATGTCACGCCCAAGGCCAGCCTGATCAAACATGCGGCGGAACCGGGCACCCTGATCCTGAAAAGCTTTGGCAAATTCTGGGGGCTGGCGGGCGTGCGCCTTGGCTTCGTGATCGGGGATCCCGGCATGATTGCGCGGCTGGCCGAGATGCTGGGGCCCTGGCCCGTGTCCGGTATCGCGCTGGAAGTGGGGGCCACGGCACTGGAAGACCTGCACTGGGCCGACGCAACCCGCGACAGACTGGCCCGCGATGCTGACCGGCTGGATGCCCTGATGACCGCCAGGGGGGGGCAGGTCGTGGGCGGCACGCCCCTGTTTCGGCTGTATGACGTGGGCGATGCCGCCGCGTGGCAGGACCGGCTGGCGCAGGCGCGCATCTGGAGCCGCATCTTTCCCTATAGCGGCCGCTGGCTGCGGCTGGGCCTGCCTGCACGGGGCGATTGGGCACGGATCGAGGCGGCACTGTGA
- a CDS encoding MalY/PatB family protein, translating into MSFDDIIDRRGSHCVKWDMMEAIYGVDGDKGLAMWVADMDFRPPQQVLDAVRDQLDHGIIGYFGDDTTYREAIQWWMKERHNWTVQADHIFTTHGLVNGTAMCVDTFTEPGDGVVLFTPVYHAFAKVIKANNRRVVECEMSMTDGRYEMDFDSWDAQMDGSETMLILCSPHNPGGRVWTRDELLGVAAFAKRHKLILVSDEIHHDLVMPGHKHIPMSHIPGVEDRLVMMTATTKTFNIAGSHSGNVIIADPDLRAKFAQRMMGLGLSPNSFGLFMATAAYSPEGAAWTDDLVAYLDGNRKLFDEGVNAIPGLFSMPLEATYLSWVDFDGTGMSREEFTKRVEQDACIAVNHGPTFGKGGDSWLRFNIATPRARVQEAVERLAAAFNDLQ; encoded by the coding sequence ATGAGTTTTGACGACATCATCGACCGCCGCGGCAGCCATTGCGTGAAATGGGACATGATGGAGGCCATCTATGGCGTCGATGGGGACAAGGGGCTGGCCATGTGGGTGGCCGACATGGATTTCCGCCCGCCACAGCAGGTTCTTGACGCCGTGCGCGACCAGCTGGATCACGGGATCATCGGCTATTTCGGGGACGACACCACGTACCGTGAAGCGATCCAGTGGTGGATGAAGGAACGGCACAACTGGACGGTGCAGGCCGACCACATCTTTACCACCCATGGCCTCGTGAACGGCACGGCGATGTGCGTGGACACCTTTACCGAACCGGGCGACGGGGTCGTCTTGTTCACGCCTGTCTACCACGCCTTTGCCAAGGTCATCAAAGCCAACAACCGGCGGGTGGTCGAATGCGAAATGTCCATGACCGACGGCCGTTACGAGATGGATTTCGACAGTTGGGATGCGCAGATGGACGGGTCGGAAACCATGCTGATCCTGTGTTCGCCCCACAATCCCGGCGGACGGGTCTGGACGCGGGACGAACTCTTGGGCGTTGCGGCCTTCGCCAAGCGGCACAAGCTGATCCTCGTGTCGGACGAGATCCACCATGACCTGGTGATGCCCGGCCACAAACACATTCCCATGTCCCACATTCCGGGGGTCGAAGACCGGCTGGTGATGATGACGGCCACGACCAAGACGTTCAACATCGCCGGGTCGCATTCCGGCAACGTGATCATCGCCGATCCGGACCTGCGCGCGAAATTCGCGCAGCGCATGATGGGCCTTGGCCTGTCGCCCAACAGCTTCGGCCTGTTCATGGCGACGGCCGCCTATTCGCCCGAGGGCGCCGCATGGACCGACGACCTGGTGGCCTATCTGGACGGCAACCGGAAACTGTTTGACGAGGGGGTCAACGCCATTCCGGGTCTGTTTTCGATGCCGCTGGAGGCCACGTACCTGTCATGGGTGGATTTCGACGGCACGGGCATGAGCCGCGAGGAGTTCACCAAACGGGTCGAACAGGATGCCTGCATTGCGGTCAACCATGGCCCCACATTCGGCAAGGGCGGCGACAGTTGGTTGCGGTTCAACATCGCCACGCCCCGCGCCCGGGTGCAAGAGGCGGTCGAGCGGTTGGCAGCGGCGTTCAACGACCTGCAGTAG
- a CDS encoding methyltransferase domain-containing protein, with protein MNIGKFSINIGMGRWFSSRELVEACYQTLLGRAAESDDVLRQRARQALTARQIIDSFIHSPEYKEYQVDRSILDDNLRQEKLSIDVDVSDAVRDRLFARVQDEWTRLGESEPHWSVLTANEFRADVFQDHADDFFDTGKLQVTDLRRTASRNGIDIDAYQSCVDFGCGVGRITLPLADLFAQVHGVDVSPGNLGLCAEYARTSGKKNINTILLDTIAALDTVPQCDVLFSLIVLQHNPPPIQVHMLRTLLAKVNPGGLAYFQIPTYLPDYTFVAERYLEQDLMGMEMHAVPMHKVFGTLRDAGFDLLEVMQDNYTGIGASHRFCAIKRA; from the coding sequence ATGAACATCGGAAAATTCTCGATCAACATCGGTATGGGGCGGTGGTTTTCGTCGCGCGAGCTGGTGGAAGCATGCTACCAGACCCTGCTTGGACGCGCCGCAGAAAGCGATGACGTCCTGCGCCAGCGGGCCCGTCAGGCGCTGACGGCCCGGCAGATCATCGACTCCTTCATCCACAGCCCCGAATACAAGGAATACCAGGTCGATCGCTCCATTCTGGACGACAACCTCAGACAGGAAAAACTGTCCATCGACGTGGATGTGTCGGACGCTGTGCGCGACCGGCTGTTCGCCCGCGTGCAGGACGAATGGACGCGCCTGGGCGAAAGCGAACCGCATTGGTCCGTCCTGACGGCCAATGAATTCCGCGCAGATGTGTTCCAGGACCACGCTGACGACTTCTTTGACACCGGCAAGTTGCAGGTGACCGATCTGCGCAGAACCGCATCGCGCAACGGGATCGACATCGACGCGTACCAAAGCTGTGTCGACTTCGGCTGTGGCGTGGGCCGGATCACATTGCCGCTGGCGGATCTGTTTGCGCAGGTGCACGGCGTCGACGTGTCGCCCGGCAATCTGGGCCTCTGCGCCGAATACGCCAGGACAAGCGGCAAGAAGAACATAAACACGATCCTGCTGGACACCATTGCGGCGCTGGACACGGTCCCGCAATGCGATGTGCTGTTTTCACTGATCGTGCTCCAGCACAATCCGCCGCCGATCCAGGTGCATATGCTCAGGACACTGCTTGCAAAGGTCAATCCGGGCGGGCTGGCGTATTTCCAGATCCCGACCTATCTGCCGGACTACACGTTCGTGGCGGAACGCTACCTAGAACAGGACCTCATGGGGATGGAGATGCACGCCGTGCCCATGCACAAGGTCTTCGGCACATTGCGCGATGCGGGGTTCGACCTGCTCGAGGTGATGCAGGACAATTACACCGGCATCGGTGCGTCACACCGGTTCTGCGCAATCAAGCGGGCCTAG
- a CDS encoding glutathione S-transferase family protein: MGLLVDGVWHDQWYDTKSSGGAFQRSQAKFRNWITADGGAGPSGEGGFAAQSGRYHLYVSYACPWAHRALVFRKLKGLESHIGLSAVHPDMLSNGWTFDTDDRGATGDTLYGLPFARDIYTKADPQFSGRVTVPILWDTERETIVSNESSEIIRMFNSAFDGITGNTDDYWPADLRAAMEPVNDRIYDTFNNGVYKSGFATTQEAYDKAVGPLFDTMDWLEDRLAGARYLMGDRLTEADWRLWTTLVRFDAVYHLHFKCNRKRLMDYPNLWAYARDLYQVPGVAETVNMDHIVRHYHYSHESINPHRIVPINPVIDFEAPHGRAA; this comes from the coding sequence ATGGGCCTTTTGGTAGACGGTGTTTGGCACGACCAGTGGTACGATACGAAATCGAGCGGCGGGGCATTCCAGCGCAGCCAGGCCAAGTTTCGCAACTGGATCACGGCGGACGGTGGTGCGGGCCCGTCGGGAGAGGGCGGGTTTGCTGCGCAAAGCGGGCGCTATCACCTTTATGTCTCCTATGCGTGCCCGTGGGCGCACCGGGCGCTGGTCTTTCGCAAGCTGAAGGGGCTGGAAAGTCACATCGGCCTGTCTGCCGTGCACCCCGACATGTTGTCGAACGGGTGGACCTTTGACACCGATGACAGGGGGGCCACGGGCGACACGCTGTACGGCCTGCCCTTTGCCCGCGACATCTATACCAAGGCCGATCCGCAGTTTTCGGGCCGCGTGACCGTGCCGATCCTGTGGGACACAGAGCGCGAGACGATCGTGAGCAACGAAAGCTCGGAAATCATCCGCATGTTCAATTCCGCCTTTGACGGGATCACCGGGAACACGGACGATTACTGGCCCGCGGACCTGCGCGCGGCGATGGAGCCTGTGAACGACCGCATCTACGACACCTTCAACAACGGTGTCTACAAGTCGGGCTTTGCCACCACGCAAGAGGCCTATGACAAGGCGGTTGGGCCGCTATTCGACACGATGGACTGGCTGGAAGACCGGCTTGCCGGCGCGCGGTACCTGATGGGGGATCGGCTGACCGAGGCGGATTGGCGGCTGTGGACAACGCTGGTGCGGTTTGATGCGGTGTATCACCTGCACTTCAAGTGCAACCGCAAGCGGCTGATGGATTACCCGAACCTGTGGGCCTACGCCCGCGACCTGTACCAGGTGCCGGGCGTGGCCGAGACGGTGAACATGGACCACATCGTGCGCCACTATCACTACAGCCACGAAAGCATCAATCCGCACCGGATCGTGCCCATCAATCCCGTCATCGACTTCGAGGCGCCGCACGGGCGCGCGGCCTAG
- a CDS encoding class I SAM-dependent methyltransferase has protein sequence MTDRETLDVYAAKAGEYADLVKDAGDDPMVQRFVAHVPAGAPVLDIGCGPGFAAAAMAQAGLEAHAWDPVPEMLDLVRAHPGVTARQAGYDDLTGKAIYAGVWSNFSMLHTPLAKWPDYFAAIHTALIPRGILHFGVKLGSGEHRDSIGRLYSYMTEDDLTDLLTRTGFIIDVSRTGEEAGLSGEVAPFIVLQATRA, from the coding sequence ATGACCGACCGTGAAACTTTGGATGTCTATGCCGCCAAGGCCGGTGAATATGCCGATCTGGTCAAGGACGCGGGCGACGACCCGATGGTGCAACGCTTTGTCGCCCATGTGCCCGCGGGCGCACCGGTGCTGGATATCGGCTGCGGGCCGGGCTTTGCCGCCGCCGCGATGGCGCAGGCCGGGCTGGAGGCACATGCGTGGGACCCGGTGCCGGAGATGCTGGATCTGGTGCGCGCGCATCCTGGTGTCACGGCCCGGCAGGCGGGCTATGATGACCTGACGGGCAAGGCCATCTATGCGGGCGTCTGGTCCAACTTCTCGATGCTGCATACGCCGCTTGCCAAATGGCCGGATTACTTTGCGGCCATCCACACGGCCCTGATACCCCGGGGAATTCTGCATTTCGGCGTCAAACTGGGATCGGGCGAACATCGCGACAGCATTGGGCGTCTCTATTCCTACATGACGGAGGATGACCTGACCGATCTGCTGACCCGGACGGGTTTTATCATCGACGTCAGCCGCACGGGCGAAGAGGCGGGCCTGTCGGGGGAGGTGGCCCCCTTTATCGTGTTGCAGGCCACCCGTGCCTAG
- the def gene encoding peptide deformylase, translating to MKRPIILHPDPRLKKTSDPVTDLSDDLRDLADEMLSTMYDAPGIGLAAPQVGVLTRLIVLDCVKADDEPPRPLIMFNPEIVAASDTLNTYEEGCLSIPDQFADVTRPAEVDVRWIDRDGNEQREGMDGLWATCVQHEIDHLDGKLFIDYLKPLKRQLITRKMQKLKRERARA from the coding sequence ATGAAACGCCCGATCATCCTGCACCCCGATCCGCGTCTGAAAAAGACGTCCGACCCCGTGACCGACCTGTCGGACGACTTGCGCGATCTTGCAGATGAAATGCTGTCCACCATGTATGACGCGCCGGGCATTGGCCTTGCGGCGCCGCAGGTGGGCGTGCTGACACGCCTTATCGTGCTGGATTGCGTGAAGGCGGATGACGAACCGCCCCGCCCGCTGATCATGTTCAACCCGGAAATCGTGGCCGCTTCCGACACGCTGAACACCTACGAGGAAGGATGCCTGTCCATTCCCGACCAGTTCGCAGACGTGACCCGCCCGGCCGAGGTCGACGTGCGCTGGATCGACCGCGACGGCAATGAACAGCGCGAAGGCATGGATGGCCTCTGGGCCACTTGCGTCCAGCACGAGATTGACCACCTCGACGGCAAGCTGTTCATCGACTATCTCAAACCGCTCAAGCGCCAGTTGATCACCCGCAAGATGCAAAAGCTGAAACGGGAACGCGCCCGCGCATGA
- the rnhA gene encoding ribonuclease HI — translation MPRLFAYTDGACSGNPGPGGWGALLRAMDGDTVIKERTLQGGEAQTTNNKMELMAAISALEALERASTITVVTDSNYVKNGITSWIHGWKRNGWKNASKKPVANADLWQRLDAAQARHDVTWEWVKGHAGHPENERADELARAGMAPFKSK, via the coding sequence GTGCCTAGACTGTTTGCCTATACCGACGGCGCCTGTTCGGGCAATCCCGGCCCCGGTGGCTGGGGCGCGCTGCTGCGTGCCATGGACGGCGATACGGTGATCAAGGAACGCACACTGCAAGGCGGAGAGGCGCAAACCACCAACAACAAGATGGAGCTGATGGCGGCCATTTCGGCGCTGGAGGCGCTGGAACGGGCAAGCACCATCACGGTTGTGACCGACAGCAACTACGTCAAGAACGGGATCACCAGCTGGATTCACGGCTGGAAACGCAACGGGTGGAAGAACGCATCGAAAAAGCCGGTCGCGAATGCCGACCTGTGGCAACGGCTGGATGCGGCGCAGGCGCGGCATGACGTGACCTGGGAATGGGTGAAGGGCCACGCCGGGCACCCGGAAAATGAACGCGCGGATGAACTGGCCCGTGCGGGCATGGCCCCGTTCAAGTCCAAGTGA